Proteins encoded by one window of Ascochyta rabiei chromosome 1, complete sequence:
- a CDS encoding RING-type E3 ubiquitin transferase — protein sequence MYISPLEQELCRNLRELPRRHNYRFTPEADRDLRAILFRSLAGHNAHLPLFFPSGLPTDREQPWSLRDAQGAVEGAEYTAAAKGKPCGHIFKNGEATYRCKTCTDDDTCVLCARCFDASDHDGHHVMVSVSPGNSGCCDCGDDEAWKRPVHCNIHSVDAESSNKAAGKAKEGPSLPDELLESMRTTIARALDYLIDVFSCSPEQLRLPKTEESILQDERNSRLTSKWYDPGDQPEEAQEYCLVLWNDEKHTVNDVQEQVARACKQKQAFGLAKAHEVNDVGRSAVVYRSDLKELLRMAKIIEEIKLTVTIRSARDTFREMMGGAIVDWISDIAGCSAGDDHQVLRRTVCEEMLKPWRIGSAASNESIGKDGLDDHELEDRENEEMSFFRGLMPIQRRAQIIRIRRQRTADRTDDTTASDDEFDDGDDEGEGTADAGEEMDIDEVGAQDNDGDVEMEAFESADEALETSEATMAGYPAPPPPPPPPPPPLPQSTAGQRLQNEQSDTPAESDSEPLMTVPGTPHTRSLPLRPSRPPQYWLEKPEGYGRRPGTPAHEDLWQRLRLDRLILYDLRMWKQLRIGIRDVFISTVVSIPEFKRLLGLRFAGVYTALAQLFLIADREPDHSIINLSLQMLTTPSITSEVVERGNFLTNLFAILYTFLTTRQVGYPANVDPKATLAFEQGAVTNRRLHHFFMDTKYLLASEFVQDKIREHPRYLSQFLDLVKLHQGICPNQRAIGEHLEFESEAWISASLITREINKLCRHFADSFTWRNEEDATNICRAIRTTAEVVTINSLGAERKRFDQTELKDETRFKTLEVFEFDAEPSTFFGPQYKVVDFVVAKEHLSFHHALHYTLSWLIDRARSMPSEHVRQLLLFTRDELQIRANSIAISSHRPEDYLLAVFDFPLRVCAWLAQMRAGIWVRNGITLRHQMTQYRGVSQRDVCHQRDLFLLQSALVLCDPSVFLASMIDRFGLNGWMTGKYEASQHGFEDTQAVDVVEDFVHLLIILLSDRTCLIPAGKNGGSHLSAMRRDIAHVLCFKPLSFSDMTARLSDRIQNMDEFSDVLHEMTRFRAPEGLSDSGTFELKEQYLDLIDPYVHQYNRNQREEAENIYKNYKAKKTGKLASNIVFEPSLQPVMSGLFQNIAGFTRTPLFTQVMYYLLGYGLKVAVATPNIPATRVETYTQFVLQLLLVAILEDKSEQHDWSEEMPDSFVASILTKSANVGIAEHPTILSLLLALQEKEEYKSCESKITLILHRLKQRQQHKFIIAAAALNVPTDRMDTASPASFGLEEKELKKQQALDRQARVMAAFKEQQGKFMANQDFDWGEDDFSDLEDEDGGLVAEEKTFKYPSGTCILCQEETNDQKLYGTFGYVSESRILRQTDLQDDDWVDEVTQTPTSLDRSADEVRPFGVSGKNRQTVEKVNAGGERVATERQTLGKGFPRAHVKSGPVSTGCGHIMHYTCFEVYLQATQRRHVGQIARNHPERPEFKEFMCPLCKALGNMFLPIIWKPKKILHPGALETTTSFDDWLETRVATIHKNFEDDRGKASAAELGQDRKNLYEYGQHDFVQSIAGHLQELVRSPVFPPPAQPAAAAHRFQIPAFLGGAPREAEPEPAPPATQITELFKVYQRLRDTFRSNDIQSAFTHLPMPGADIEDLTHTDSLAQALGHSISAVEIAQRGVQSDFVRGTLIDKIPSQTLTHLQILSETVTSYVTIGSLGNRGSSLTGIEYLRTQYEQIRQLFVGHPGVFDPEVLPLDLKTVTPLLCHDPFVFLTQCAAGIVPATDLDIHHILRMCYLSEMVRVVLAYTKTTEGEQNAPHFQQPERFINSDKVSGGLFSPGQLNSLLFFVCAVYNVASMDDAPALLDIDNMPIPDQFKHPDFLYFMHTMISSYALPFLRKAAILMHVRYGIELPHISMDQVDESELSRLTTLLRLPSLHELFSSFAARSSSGYITRSIVGGWVRHLLWAQAGNQPLRPTISLSHPAIFELVGLPKTYDMLTDEAIRRKCPTTGKELTDPALCLFCGEIMCSQAVCCMTGKGQRGGCNQHLAKCGGQIGIFIHIRKCMVLFLNKNHGTWAVAPYLDKHGEVDPTLRRHQQLFLNQKRYDALLRKVWLDGGIQSLIARKLEGDINNGGWETL from the exons ATGTACATATCGCCGCTGGAGCAAGAGCTCTGCCGTAACCTCCGCGAACTGCCTCGACGGCACAACTACCGATTCACACCAGAAGCCGACCGAGACCTGCGCGCTATCCTCTTTCGCTCCCTCGCCGGACACAACGCCCACCTCCCACTCTTCTTCCCCTCTGGGCTGCCTACCGACCGAGAGCAGCCATGGAGCCTGCGAGACGCGCAGGGAGCCGTAGAAGGCGCCGAGTATACGGCTGCAGCAAAGGGAAAGCCGTGCGGCCACATCTTCAAGAACGGCGAAGCTACCTACCGGTGCAAGACATGCACAGACGATGACACCTGCGTTCTCTGCGCGCGCTGTTTCGATGCCTCAGACCACGACGGCCACCACGTCATGGTTAGTGTCTCACCCGGCAACTCCGGCTGCTGCGACTGTGGCGACGACGAGGCTTGGAAACGGCCTGTTCATTGCAACATACACTCCGTGGATGCAGAGTCTAGCAACAAGGCAGCTGGGAAAGCAAAGGAAGGCCCATCGCTGCCTGATGAATTGCTCGAGAGTATGCGCACGACGATTGCAAGGGCTCTCGACTATCTTATCGATGTCTTCTCTTGCTCTCCAGAACAGCTGCGTTTGCCCAAGACCGAGGAATCCATCTTGCAGGACGAGCGCAATTCACGCCTCACCTCAAAATGGTACGACCCGGGTGATCAGCCGGAAGAAGCTCAGGAATACTGTCTGGTCTTGTGGAACGACGAGAAACATACGGTGAATGATGTTCAGGAGCAGGTCGCTCGCGCTTGCAAGCAGAAACAGGCATTTGGCCTCGCAAAGGCCCATGAAGTCAACGACGTTGGACGCAGTGCTGTCGTATACAGATCAGATCTCAAGGAGCTTCTTCGCATGGCCAAGATCATTGAGGAGATCAAACTGACCGTGACTATTCGATCCGCACGAGATACTTTCCGAGAAATGATGGGCGGTGCTATCGTGGACTGGATCTCAGACATTGCTGGGTGCAGCGCAGGCGATGACCATCAGGTGCTACGCCGTACCGTTTGCGAAGAGATGCTGAAGCCATGGCGCATCGGGAGCGCAGCGTCCAACGAAAGCATTGGCAAAGACGGCCTGGATGACCACGAACTGGAAGACAGAGAGAACGAGGAGATGAGCTTCTTCCGAGGACTGATGCCTATCCAGCGACGGGCTCAAATTATCAGGATAAGACGGCAGCGGACAGCTGATAGAACGGATGACACAACAGCCTCGGATGACGAGTTTGACGATGGAGATGACGAGGGTGAAGGTACCGCTGACGCTGGCGAGGAGATGGACATCGATGAAGTCGGCGCTCAGGACAATGATGGAGACGTTGAGATGGAAGCGTTTGAAAGCGCAGATGAGGCTCTCGAAACGTCAGAAGCCACTATGGCAGGGtatcctgctcctcctccaccacctCCTCCGCCTCCTCCGCCACTGCCCCAGTCTACAGCGGGGCAAAGATTGCAAAACGAGCAGAGTGACACGCCTGCAGAATCGGACAGCGAGCCCCTGATGACGGTACCTGGCACGCCTCATACGCGGTCGCTGCCACTGAGGCCATCTCGGCCCCCACAGTACTGGCTAGAGAAACCAGAAGGCTACGGCAGGAGGCCTGGAACGCCCGCTCACGAGGATCTTTGGCAACGCTTACGTCTCGATCGCTTGATCCTGTATGATCTACGCATGTGGAAGCAGCTTCGAATCGGCATACGTGATGTCTTCATCAGCACCGTGGTATCAATCCCCGAGTTCAAGCGCCTTTTGGGATTAAGGTTTGCTGGTGTATACACAGCTTTGGCACAGCTGTTCCTTATTGCTGACCGAGAGCCGGACCACTCCATCATCAACCTATCTCTTCAGATGTTGACGACGCCATCAATAACATCTGAAGTCGTTGAACGCGGCAACTTCCTTACAAACTTATTTGCCATCCTGTATACCTTCCTGACTACTCGCCAAGTCGGTTACCCAGCCAACGTTGACCCCAAGGCAACCCTGGCCTTTGAACAAGGAGCTGTGACAAATCGACGGTTGCATCACTTCTTCATGGATACAAAGTATTTGTTGGCTTCAGAGTTTGTGCAGGATAAGATTCGCGAGCACCCAAGGTATCTCTCGCAGTTCTTAGATCTGGTTAAGCTACATCAGGGAATCTGCCCCAATCAGCGTGCTATTGGCGAGCATCTCGAGTTTGAATCAGAAGCTTGGATCAGCGCGTCCCTCATCACCAGAGAGATCAACAAGCTGTGTCGACACTTCGCAGATTCATTCACCTGGAGGAATGAAGAAGATGCCACAAACATCTGCCGTGCCATTCGGACTACAGCAGAAGTCGTGACCATCAACTCGTTGGGTGCTGAGCGAAAACGCTTCGATCAAACTGAGCTCAAGGACGAGACTAGATTCAAGACCCTGGAAGTCTTTGAGTTTGACGCTGAGCCATCAACATTCTTCGGTCCTCAATACAAAGTCGTCGACTTCGTTGTTGCCAAGGAACATTTGAGCTTTCACCATGCTCTCCACTACACGCTTTCCTGGCTGATCGATCGAGCACGAAGTATGCCATCGGAGCACGTGCGACAACTGCTTCTCTTCACTCGCGACGAGCTGCAGATTCGAGCCAACTCTATTGCCATCTCGTCACACCGACCGGAAGATTATCTGCTTGCCGTTTTCGACTTTCCTCTTCGAGTGTGTGCATGGTTGGCTCAGATGCGAGCAGGTATCTGGGTCAGGAACGGTATAACATTACGGCACCAGATGACCCAGTACCGCGGTGTGTCTCAAAGGGACGTTTGTCATCAGAGAGATCTCTTCCTTCTCCAGTCTGCTCTGGTTCTGTGCGATCCTTCGGTGTTTTTGGCTTCAATGATTGACCGTTTTGGACTCAATGGATGGATGACGGGCAAGTATGAAGCTAGTCAACATGGCTTCGAAGACACCCAGGCCGTCGACGTAGTTGAAGACTTCGTACATCTTCTGATCATACTGCTCAGCGATCGCACCTGCCTCATTCCTGCGGGAAAAAATGGTGGATCGCACCTCTCCGCTATGCGGCGAGACATCGCGCATGTTCTATGCTTTAAGCCGCTCTCGTTCTCTGACATGACTGCACGATTGTCAGATCGGATACAGAACATGGACGAATTTTCCGATGTCCTTCATGAGATGACGCGGTTTCGAGCACCCGAAGGCTTGTCAGACAGTGGCACTTTTGAATTGAAGGAGCAATATCTCGACCTGATCGATCCCTATGTTCACCAATATAACCGCAACCAACGAGAAGAAGCCGAAAACATTTACAAGAACTATAAGGCCAAGAAGACCGGAAAGCTAGCCAGCAACATTGTGTTCGAACCAAGTCTTCAACCCGTCATGTCCGGCCTCTTCCAGAACATCGCAGGTTTTACGAGGACACCACTCTTCACTCAAGTCATGTACTACCTCCTAGGCTACGGTCTGAAAGTGGCGGTCGCGACACCAAACATACCTGCAACACGTGTGGAGACGTATACCCAATTCGTGCTCCAGCTGCTTCTCGTTGCCATACTCGAAGACAAATCTGAGCAACACGATTGGTCTGAAGAGATGCCTGATTCTTTCGTGGCTTCTATACTCACCAAATCAGCAAACGTTGGCATAGCCGAGCACCCAACCATCTTGTCGCTTCTACTGGCTCTacaggagaaggaggaatACAAGAGCTGTGAATCGAAGATCACGTTGATTCTACACAGGCTGAAACAGCGACAACAACACAAGTTCATTATTGCAGCTGCGGCTCTCAACGTCCCAACCGATAGGATGGACACTGCATCACCGGCCAGCTTTGGACTTGAGGAGAAAGAGCTGAAGAAGCAGCAGGCTTTGGATCGGCAAGCGAGGGTCATGGCAGCCTTCAAGGAGCAGCAAGGCAAATTCATGGCCAATCAAGATTTTGACTGGGGAGAAGACGACTTCAGCGATCTGGAAGACGAAGATGGTGGTCTTGTCGCCGAAGAGAAGACATTCAAATATCCCTCCGGTACATGCATCTTGTGTCAAGAGGAGACGAACGATCAAAAGCTCTACGGTACCTTTGGCTATGTCTCGGAGAGTCGCATACTCCGACAAACTGATCTGCAAGATGATGATTGGGTGGACGAAGTCACGCAAACTCCTACCAGTCTCGATCGCTCAGCCGATGAGGTTAGACCTTTTGGGGTTTCAGGGAAGAACAGACAAACAGTCGAGAAGGTCAACGCCGGCGGAGAACGTGTCGCGACAGAAAGACAAACCCTTGGTAAAGGCTTCCCTCGTGCACACGTCAAGTCGGGCCCAGTCTCCACCGGTTGCGGGCACATCATGCACTACACCTGCTTTGAGGTTTACCTGCAGGCGACTCAGAGACGTCACGTTGGTCAAATTGCGAGGAACCACCCTGAACGTCCCGAGTTCAAAGAATTCATGTGCCCGCTCTGCAAGGCTCTGGGCAACATGTTTTTACCAATCATATGGAAACCGAAGAAGATCTTGCATCCTGGTGCGCTGGAGACGACAACGTCATTCGATGATTGGCTTGAGACCCGCGTTGCAACAATACACAAGAACTTCGAGGACGACCGGGGCAAGGCATCAGCCGCAGAGCTCGGTCAAGACAGAAAGAATTTGTATGAATATGGTCAACATGACTTTGTTCAAAGCATCGCCGGCCATCTTCAGGAGCTCGTTAGGTCACCTGTATTCCCACCGCCTGCGCAACcggcggcagcagcgcaCCGGTTTCAGATCCCAGCTTTCTTGGGCGGAGCGCCGCGAGAAGCGGAACCAGAACCTGCACCGCCAGCAACTCAGATAACGGAGCTGTTCAAAGTATATCAACGACTCCGGGATACTTTCCGTTCAAACGATATTCAGTCTGCCTTCACACATCTGCCCATGCCGGGAGCTGATATCGAAGATCTGACGCACACGGATTCTCTTGCACAAGCCCTAGGACACTCAATTTCAGCGGTAGAGATTGCTCAACGGGGGGTTCAGTCAGACTTTGTTAGGGGCACACTGATCGACAAAATCCCCTCACAGACCTTGACCCACCTCCAGATTTTATCTGAAACTGTCACATCTTACGTCACGATTGGCAGTCTTGGAAACCGGGGATCAAGCTTGACCGGTATCGAGTACCTTCGGACTCAGTATGAGCAGATTCGTCAACTGTTTGTAGGCCACCCGGGTGTATTCGACCCTGAAGTCCTTCCTCTCGATCTCAAAACGGTCACGCCTCTCTTGTGTCACGATCCGTTTGTGTTCCTCACACAATGCGCGGCTGGTATTGTGCCAGCTACTGACCTTGATATTCACCACATATTGCGTATGTGCTACCTGTCAGAGATGGTAAGGGTTGTTCTAGCGTACACCAAAACCACAGAAGGCGAGCAAAACGCACCCCACTTCCAGCAACCAGAACGGTTCATCAATTCTGATAAGGTTAGTGGCGGCCTCTTCTCCCCTGGCCAGCTAAACAGccttctcttcttcgtctGCGCCGTCTACAACGTAGCCAGCATGGACGACGCACCCGCATTACTGGACATCGACAACATGCCGATCCCCGACCAATTCAAACACCCCGACTTCCTCTACTTCATGCATACCATGATATCCTCCTATGCGCTTCCCTTCCTCCGCAAAGCCGCCATCCTCATGCACGTCCGGTACGGTATCGAGCTACCCCACATTTCGATGGACCAGGTTGATGAGTCGGAACTTTCCCGCCTCACCACACTCCTGCGTCTTCCCTCTCTGCATGAGTTGTTCTCCTCTTTTGCCGCACGATCCAGCTCAGGGTACATCACGCGCTCCATCGTTGGTGGCTGGGTGCGACACCTGCTCTGGGCACAAGCAGGGAACCAGCCGCTCCGCCCGACAATCTCACTCTCGCATCCGGCGATTTTCGAACTCGTCGGCCTGCCCAAGACATACGATATGCTCACCGATGAAGCGATACGTAGGAAATGCCCCACGACGGGCAAGGAGCTTACCGATCCAGCGCTGTGTTTGTTCTGCGGCGAGATCATGTGCAGTCAGGCTGTGTGCTGTATGACAGGCAAGGGGCAGAGGGGCGGGTGCAATCAGCATCTTGCCAA ATGCGGCGGCCAAATCGGCATCTTCATCCACATCCGCAAGTGCATGGTTCTCTTCCTCAACAAGAACCACGGCACCTGGGCCGTCGCGCCGTACCTGGACAAGCATGGCGAAGTGGACCCCACGCTGCGACGACACCAGCAGTTGTTCCTCAACCAGAAGCGCTACGACGCCTTGCTGAGGAAAGTGTGGCTCGACGGCGGCATCCAGAGTCTGATTGCGAGGAAACTCGAGGGCGACATCAACAACGGCGGGTGGGAGACGTTGTAG